A window of Solanum stenotomum isolate F172 chromosome 3, ASM1918654v1, whole genome shotgun sequence contains these coding sequences:
- the LOC125857610 gene encoding uncharacterized protein LOC125857610 translates to MATKTKTSTVRSSVIILVFLFLFIGVILFRASFEINSILTDTTPTVSVQLQKKLQLQLNCTNGNLTNTCPASYYPLKFTNQNQSNSSSSTCPDYFSWIYDDLWPWRETGVTEEMVMAGKSNADFRLVIEDGRAYVETYRESFQSRDTFTLWGILQMLRRYPGKVPDLDLMFNCGDSTVTETKFYRRPNAPAPPPLFRYCGNDASLDIVFPDWSFWGWAEINIKPWETLSKELKKANEKLKWSNREPYAYWKGNPYVAGTRMDMLKCNVSEKQDWNARIYKQDWIKEQKQGFKQSNLASQCKHRYKIYVEGQTWSVSEKYILACDSVTLLIKPYYYDFYSRGLMPLKHYWPVNNNDKCRSIKHAVDWGNTHQKEAQEIGKAANDFLQEQLKMDYVYDYMFHLLSEYAKLLKYKPTVPEKAIELCSEVMACPAEGVIKKFMAESMVKGPSDTIPCNMPPPFSPADLHSLLVTKENSIKQVESWEKQYWNKNKSKQH, encoded by the exons ATGGCGACTAAGACGAAAACTAGTACTGTAAGATCTTCAGTAATAATCCTCGTCTTCCTTTTTCTCTTCATCGGAGTTATCCTCTTCCGTGCTTCCTTCGAAATTAAT TCCATTCTCACTGATACAACTCCAACAGTCTCAGTACAGCTTCAAAAGAAACTACAACTCCAACTAAATTGTACAAATGGGAACCTCACAAACACTTGCCCTGCTTCTTACTACCCGTTAAAGTTCACGAATCAAAATCAATCCAATTCATCATCATCTACATGTCCAGATTACTTTAGTTGGATCTACGATGATCTATGGCCTTGGAGAGAAACAGGAGTCACCGAAGAAATGGTGATGGCAGGCAAAAGTAATGCAGATTTTCGATTGGTGATCGAGGATGGAAGAGCATACGTTGAAACGTATCGAGAGTCATTTCAAAGCAGAGATACATTTACATTATGGGGTATTTTACAAATGTTACGTAGGTACCCTGGTAAAGTACCTGATTTGGACCTGATGTTCAATTGTGGTGACAGTACAGTTACTGAGACTAAATTCTATCGACGCCCTAATGCCCCTGCTCCTCCACCTCTGTTCCGATACTGTGGAAATGACGCGAGTTTGGATATTGTTTTTCCTGATTGGTCATTCTGGGGATG GGCAGAGATTAATATAAAGCCTTGGGAGACATTGTCAAAGGAGTTAAAAAAAGCGAATGAGAAGTTAAAATGGAGTAACAGGGAACCATATGCATACTGGAAGGGCAATCCTTATGTTGCTGGAACCAGGATGGATATGCTTAAGTGTAATGTTTCTGAAAAACAGGACTGGAATGCGCGTATATATAAACAG GACTGGATTAAAGAACAGAAGCAAGGTTTTAAGCAATCAAATTTAGCTAGTCAGTGCAAACACAG ATACAAGATTTATGTTGAAGGACAGACATGGTCCGTGAGTGAAAAATACATTCTGGCCTGTGATTCTGTTACGTTACTTATAAAACCATACTACTACGATTTCTATAGCAGAGGTTTGATGCCGTTGAAACATTACTGGCCTGTAAATAATAATGACAAATGCCGATCTATCAAGCATGCTGTTGACTGGGGGAATACTCATCAAAAAGAG GCTCAGGAGATTGGTAAGGCAGCAAACGATTTCCTTCAAGAACAACTCAAAATGGATTATGTATACGACTACATGTTCCATCTCTTGAGTGAGTACGCAAAGCTATTGAAATACAAGCCCACTGTACCTGAAAAAGCAATTGAACTTTGTTCAGAAGTAATGGCATGTCCAGCTGAAGGAGTGATAAAGAAGTTCATGGCAGAATCTATGGTTAAAGGCCCCTCCGACACGATACCTTGCAACATGCCACCTCCATTTAGTCCTGCAGATCTTCACTCTCTTCTTGTTACAAAAGAAAATTCGATTAAACAAGTTGAATCATGGGAAAAACAATACTGGAATAAGAACAAAAGCAAGCAACattga
- the LOC125858062 gene encoding uncharacterized protein LOC125858062 has product MEIGYQRVGNQRRSIESFWLPFYINKPFAKYFLLFFIFLLVLGSYLWTTLLDTTSTSNVLQSRRGKFPLNCSSGNNTRTCPVNYYPVDYKFVNDNPASSSPNCPHYFHWIHEDLKPWRKTGITEEMVDRANRTANFRLVILNGRAYVETYEKGFQTRDVFTLWGILQLLRRYPGKIPDLDMMFDCVDWPVVRSSDFAGENAVAPPPLFRYCGDNETLDIVFPDWSFWGWAEINIKPWQDLLKDLDKGNKMQRWMNREPYAYWKGNPEVAEKRMELVKCNVTENQESNARIYVQDWKEEIKQGFKHSDLGNQCHHRYKIYIEGSAWSVSEKYILACDSVSLLVTPHYYDFFSRSLLPLVHYWPINEDDKCGSIKFAVDWGNKYKKKVQRIGRKASDFIQEDLRMEYVYDYMFHLLNEYAKLLKYKPSVPKNASELCSEIMACPAEGTEKKLMMESMVNWPIDESPCKMPIPFNKLSLDSYHKRKQNSIKEVRTLERDYLREQRVKTKILG; this is encoded by the exons ATGGAAATTGGATATCAAAGGGTTGGGAATCAAAGAAGATCTATAGAGTCATTTTGGCTTCCATTTTACATTAACAAACCCTTTGCTAAatactttcttcttttcttcattttcctcCTTGTACTTGGTTCATACTTGTGGACAACTCTACTCGACACAACCTCAACCTCAAAC GTATTGCAAAGTAGGAGAGGGAAATTTCCACTTAATTGTTCATCTGGTAACAACACAAGAACATGCCCAGTAAATTACTACCCAGTAGATTACAAATTCGTTAACGACAACCCTGCATCGTCTTCTCCAAACTgtccacattactttcattggATACACGAAGATTTAAAACCATGGAGGAAAACAGGTATAACTGAAGAAATGGTGGATAGGGCTAACAGGACAGCCAATTTTAGACTTGTAATATTGAATGGAAGGGCTTATGTAGAAACATATGAAAAGGGGTTTCAAACTAGAGATGTTTTTACATTATGGGGAATTCTTCAGTTGTTAAGAAGGTATCCTGGAAAAATTCCTGATCTTGATATGATGTTCGATTGTGTCGATTGGCCTGTTGTTAGATCAAGTGATTTTGCTGGGGAAAATGCTGTTGCTCCTCCCCCTTTGTTTCGATATTGTGGGGATAACGAAACGTTGGATATTGTTTTTCCTGATTGGTCTTTTTGGGGATG GGCTGAAATCAATATAAAGCCATGGCAAGACTTGTTGAAAGATCTTGACAAAGGGAATAAGATGCAGAGATGGATGAATAGGGAGCCATATGCTTACTGGAAAGGCAATCCTGAAGTCGCTGAGAAGAGAATGGAACTCGTTAAGTGTAATGTGACTGAAAATCAGGAATCGAATGCTCGCATTTATGTCCAG GATTGGAAAGAAGAGATAAAGCAAGGATTCAAGCATTCCGACTTAGGAAATCAATGTCACCATAG ATACAAAATATACATTGAAGGATCTGCTTGGTCTGTTAGTGAGAAATATATTCTTGCTTGTGACTCAGTTTCTTTGCTAGTAACACCTCACTACTATGATTTCTTCTCAAGAAGTTTGTTGCCACTAGTCCACTATTGGCCCATAAATGAAGATGACAAGTGTGGATCCATCAAATTTGCAGTTGATTGGGGTAATAAGTACAAGAAAAAG GTACAAAGAATTGGTAGAAAAGCAAGTGATTTTATTCAAGAGGATTTGAGGATGGAGTATGTATATGATTACATGTTTCATCTATTAAATGAATATGCTAAGCTGCTTAAATACAAGCCAAGTGTGCCGAAAAATGCAAGTGAACTCTGCTCAGAGATAATGGCATGTCCAGCTGAAGGTACTGAAAAGAAGTTAATGATGGAATCAATGGTGAATTGGCCAATTGATGAAAGTCCATGCAAAATGCCTATACCTTTTAATAAATTGTCTCTTGATtcatatcataaaagaaaacaaaattcaataaaagAGGTCCGTACATTGGAGAGAGATTACTTGAGGGAGCAAAGAGTGAAAACCAAGATATTAGGTTAG